Part of the Sphaerochaeta associata genome is shown below.
TGCCGTCACGTTCAATGACTTCATGGGTAACGCCTCGTTCAAAGGGCCTTGGGGTATCGCTGACGGCAATGGCAACACCAATGTGGAGACAGCCTGCCATGCCATGGTAACCTTTCGGGACGGCAGGTGCCTTACGATCCGTAACTCCTGGGCTGAGATGAATGAACGGGAAGTGGTTTCGGTGACATTCCAAGGCAGCAAGGCTGGGGGAAAGGTCGAGCGCCTGTTTGGTATTGATGGGGTGGATGAAACCAGCTGCGACACTGTTATGCTCTTTACCGAGGAGTATGGCAGGCAGGTGAATCGCGAAATTCTGGTTGAGAAGGACGAGACGATGGGCAGGGTTGCCAATGCAGTGAATTTTGTCCAGAGCATCACGAAAGGTGAAAAGCCGATGAATACACCGGCTGAGGCTTTGATCCTGATGCGCATCACCGATGCAATCTATACAAGCAGTGAGACTGGTGAATGTGTGCGGTTTGCATAAAGAGGGAGTGTATATGAGTCGATTGGTTACCTTGGCTTCAGGCCAGTTCGGGGATTTGGCTTTGGAAGACCTCTGCCGTCTGGCAAAAGAGATGGGGTATGATGGGCTCGAACTTGCCACCCACGCACATTTCGATGTGCAGAAGGCGCTGCATGATCCTTCCTACCTTCCCATGGTGCACGAAACCCTGCAGCGACACGGCCTTGTCTGCAAAGCGATCAGCGCCCATTTGACAGGACAATGTGTCTGTGATGTGTGGGACGAGCGCCTTGACGGGTTCGCACCTGCCCACTTGGCGGGTAAGCCCGAGGCGATCAGGGCATGGGCCATCGAGGAGATGAAGGATACTGCCCGGGCAGCCCAAAAGTTCGGTGTCTCGGTGGTGAATGGGTTTACCGGTTCTCCCATCTGGGCGCGATGGTACTCGTATCCGCAAACCAGCGAAGCGATGATCGATGCAGGCTTCCAGTTGGTATATGATCTTTGGACTCCGATTTTCGATGTGTTTGATGCATGTGGTGTACGATTTGCCTTGGAAGTTCATCCAACCGAAATCGCCTTCGATTGGTACACAACCGAGCGTCTGTTCGAGCTCTTCAATCACCGACAAACCCTTGGCCTCAACTTTGACCCCAGCCATCTGGTATGGCAAGGTGTTGATGAGGTTGGGTTTGTCCGAGATTTCGCAGATCGCATCTACCATGTGCATA
Proteins encoded:
- a CDS encoding sugar phosphate isomerase/epimerase family protein, whose protein sequence is MSRLVTLASGQFGDLALEDLCRLAKEMGYDGLELATHAHFDVQKALHDPSYLPMVHETLQRHGLVCKAISAHLTGQCVCDVWDERLDGFAPAHLAGKPEAIRAWAIEEMKDTARAAQKFGVSVVNGFTGSPIWARWYSYPQTSEAMIDAGFQLVYDLWTPIFDVFDACGVRFALEVHPTEIAFDWYTTERLFELFNHRQTLGLNFDPSHLVWQGVDEVGFVRDFADRIYHVHMKDVKINRNPRAGVLGSFLPFGDTRRSWDFVSVGHGNVDFDGIVRELNRAGYTGPLSVEWEDSGMDRVYGAAESCAYVKKMNFNSSSVAFDAALKTQ